One window of Methylococcus sp. EFPC2 genomic DNA carries:
- a CDS encoding GspH/FimT family pseudopilin → MNKHPAYSGFTLIELMVTLAVAAIILSLGVPGFQEVIRNNRLTTRANDVVTALNLARSEAIKRGVQVTVCKSNTTASSPVCATSGSWAQGWLVFVDQNKPSGTNGTLDAGDEILRIFPPLSGATMTAGSHVDDWIAYLPNGFAQGSGGVVNDTFGLCMAPKAKNIVVSSTGRARVEAGTC, encoded by the coding sequence ATGAACAAACATCCTGCCTACTCAGGCTTCACGCTCATCGAGCTGATGGTCACCTTGGCGGTGGCGGCTATTATTTTAAGTTTGGGAGTGCCTGGTTTTCAGGAAGTCATACGCAATAATCGCTTGACCACACGGGCTAACGATGTCGTCACGGCCCTTAACCTCGCACGTAGCGAGGCCATCAAGCGTGGTGTTCAAGTAACCGTGTGCAAAAGCAACACGACCGCGAGCTCCCCGGTTTGTGCAACCTCCGGCAGTTGGGCGCAAGGCTGGCTGGTATTCGTCGACCAGAACAAGCCTAGCGGGACCAACGGTACTTTAGACGCGGGGGACGAAATCCTGCGCATATTTCCGCCATTGAGTGGCGCGACCATGACTGCGGGTAGCCATGTTGATGACTGGATCGCCTATTTGCCCAATGGCTTCGCCCAAGGAAGCGGGGGTGTGGTCAATGACACATTCGGGCTTTGCATGGCGCCTAAGGCGAAAAATATCGTTGTTAGCAGCACAGGCAGAGCGCGTGTCGAGGCTGGCACATGTTGA
- the pilV gene encoding type IV pilus modification protein PilV, giving the protein MLNLRRIQSGFTLLEVLVAVLVLSIGLLGLAGLQAHGLKTNHSAYLRSQASMLAYDILDVLRSDRQAALNGGYNLALGDAAPSGGTVPQSQLNNWLTERVERRLPQGDGAVQVSSGRVTITIQWNDARSGGSSSQQFIYQTQL; this is encoded by the coding sequence ATGTTGAATCTTAGGCGCATACAAAGCGGCTTTACCCTCCTGGAGGTTCTCGTCGCCGTTTTGGTGCTCTCCATCGGGCTTTTGGGCTTGGCGGGGCTTCAGGCGCATGGGCTCAAGACCAATCACAGTGCCTACCTGCGGTCACAGGCATCAATGCTCGCCTACGACATCCTCGATGTTCTTCGCTCCGACCGTCAGGCTGCTTTGAATGGCGGTTATAACCTCGCGTTGGGCGATGCGGCGCCGTCGGGTGGCACAGTGCCTCAGAGCCAGTTGAATAACTGGCTCACTGAACGGGTAGAACGGCGTTTGCCGCAAGGGGATGGAGCGGTGCAAGTCAGTTCCGGTCGGGTGACTATCACTATCCAATGGAACGACGCCCGCAGCGGGGGGAGTTCGAGTCAACAATTCATCTATCAAACCCAGTTATGA
- a CDS encoding PilW family protein — translation MSSKLLYCRNPAIPRRRQQGLSLVEIMVALVLGLFLTAGVLTVYLGNKQSYRLNEALARLQENARYAFEIMGRDIRMAGYFGCSSRFVSLTNTLNNATGFLWDFGKAVYGYEAISATAWNETLDAAITSPLGNRDIVVIRKAADRSVLITGQPSNSGDCNNSASYTKDLKISSTTGLSVNDIVVATNCSHASVLQITNLNTGNNVVHNTGSVSAGPGNATGDLGACYAGDGQLIKIDTFVYYISNNPANLPSLYRKQGASVPLELVEGVRDMQITYGVDTDNDGAIDVYSTAQTVTNNTQWDKAKSVRVALLLMSVENNVVDIEQTYRYNGADVPAGDRRLYQSFEATFTLRNRVE, via the coding sequence ATGAGTTCAAAGCTCCTTTATTGCCGAAATCCAGCTATCCCTCGTCGGCGTCAGCAGGGCCTGTCTCTGGTCGAAATCATGGTGGCTTTGGTGCTCGGGCTTTTTCTTACGGCCGGGGTTTTGACGGTTTATCTAGGCAACAAGCAAAGTTATCGCTTGAACGAAGCCTTGGCGAGATTGCAGGAAAATGCGCGTTATGCTTTCGAGATCATGGGGCGCGATATCCGCATGGCCGGCTATTTCGGTTGCAGTAGCCGCTTCGTGTCGCTGACCAATACACTCAACAACGCAACTGGTTTTTTGTGGGACTTTGGAAAGGCGGTCTACGGATATGAGGCCATTTCCGCCACGGCCTGGAACGAAACGCTCGATGCGGCGATTACCAGCCCGTTGGGTAATAGAGACATCGTGGTCATACGAAAAGCAGCCGATCGTTCGGTCCTGATTACGGGACAGCCCAGCAACTCCGGCGACTGTAACAATTCAGCGAGCTATACAAAGGATTTGAAAATTTCGTCAACGACGGGCTTGTCTGTTAATGACATAGTGGTTGCGACAAACTGTAGTCATGCGTCGGTTTTACAAATCACCAATTTGAATACCGGGAATAATGTCGTTCACAACACCGGTAGCGTAAGCGCCGGTCCAGGTAATGCCACTGGGGACCTCGGCGCCTGCTACGCCGGCGACGGGCAGCTTATTAAAATCGACACATTCGTCTATTACATCAGCAACAATCCGGCGAACCTACCATCGCTTTACCGCAAGCAAGGTGCCTCAGTTCCGCTGGAGCTTGTCGAAGGTGTGCGAGATATGCAAATCACCTACGGCGTCGATACCGATAACGATGGCGCAATCGATGTGTATTCGACTGCGCAAACCGTTACTAACAATACGCAGTGGGATAAGGCCAAGTCGGTCCGGGTTGCTTTGCTGTTGATGTCGGTGGAAAACAACGTCGTGGATATAGAGCAAACCTATCGTTATAACGGTGCCGATGTGCCAGCCGGGGACCGCCGTTTATACCAGTCGTTTGAAGCGACCTTTACCTTGCGAAATCGGGTGGAGTAA
- a CDS encoding PilX N-terminal domain-containing pilus assembly protein produces MANDRSELGGSRAFRAQMPPLSGICLAIAGAQKGAVLVVSLIMLLLMTLLGVTALQTITLEEKMAGNMRDRSLAFQAAESALRAGEIFLSQATLPVFNCANGLYKANASGTNCATATPDLWASVDWTSSNVTTYSGTLSGVANNPAYIVEEFSAASASASGGSLEAGTVYTSGVPNTYRITARGTGGTASSVVILQSTFKR; encoded by the coding sequence ATGGCGAATGATCGTTCAGAGCTCGGAGGATCTCGAGCATTTCGTGCGCAAATGCCGCCGCTTAGCGGTATTTGCCTAGCAATAGCAGGGGCTCAAAAGGGGGCCGTGCTGGTCGTCTCACTCATCATGTTGTTGCTGATGACCTTGCTGGGGGTTACCGCATTGCAAACCATCACCTTGGAAGAAAAGATGGCTGGCAACATGCGTGATCGGAGTTTGGCGTTTCAAGCGGCCGAGAGCGCCTTGAGAGCCGGTGAAATATTTTTGAGCCAGGCGACATTGCCGGTATTCAATTGCGCTAATGGTTTATATAAAGCCAATGCGAGCGGAACGAATTGCGCGACGGCCACGCCGGATTTGTGGGCTTCCGTGGATTGGACGTCGAGCAATGTTACGACTTATAGTGGCACATTATCGGGTGTAGCAAACAATCCGGCTTATATAGTCGAAGAGTTTTCTGCTGCATCGGCTTCCGCTTCCGGTGGCAGTTTGGAAGCGGGGACGGTATACACTTCGGGAGTGCCAAATACGTACCGCATAACTGCACGCGGTACCGGTGGCACGGCCTCATCGGTGGTTATCTTGCAGTCGACTTTTAAACGCTAA
- a CDS encoding pilus assembly protein, translating into MLTKTLIAVVTLLLTAALNAAVAAIATTPLFLTASADPRVLLAMSRDHQLYIKAYTDYADLNPADNDGIDTTYNPKIDYYGYFDSEKCYDYSSNRFEPFGVAGGTYKDECTGHWSGNFLNWATMTRMDIVRKVLYGGYRSTDTAAETVLERAILPYDVHSFAKVYTAASEADMQKYLPYAKTQISICNFTDATSGLLKDVDTSSHPPLMRIAEGSFPRWAASEITQCQLSGGTQPTVKLADYNVRVQVCVSGVREGNCKDYPNKTSGTNYKPAGIVQRYGQSNKPLRFGLMTGSFQKNKSGGVLRRNVERISGNANVTKNEIDTDGLFINQGPSDAGIVNTLNRLRISSYHLGDHEYKSNCDSPGILNFNDGECVDWGNPLSETYLEALRYMAGKTDPTSAFNAADSGFISSLPQLTWIDPVPTGDWCAKCSIIAISTGLNSFDRDQLSNDLGIDAAATTNAIGALENINGGTYLYGGLDKSCTGKVLAGLADAEGICPEVPTQEGGYQIAGLAYHAHTHDLRPDQTAYPDNQTVTSYSVALAENLPRFEIPAGSGTVALLPACEANSDAHATSSTTGWRACSLTDLVVEQLNYDTGKKLMSGSFLVNWEDSTWGNDHDMDGIERLGFCVGAACGSFTINCPTTSSPSAAVSLSSVGDSQITVITCAAQAQAGHTLRFGYTVTGSTADGINLPVIRGGGQNFIVGDNLPSSDVTEPTVVTHTQGASTAKLLENPLWYMAKYGSFTEIDDTADKDITDDKPNLASEWDSDGNGLPDGFFKATNPSLLEAALDNIINDVIKQSSSASAIATNSTRLDTTTLVYQAKFDSTNWTGSLLAFEVKSDGDIGERRWDAAEKLPTHGSRSIYTFDRDKAAGSRGIPFVWDTTSAGLSSAQQAALNTVPYSSPAVSDTKGEFRLNYLRGDQSKELKKSGGEFRDRTDLLGDVINSDPWFTGTEDFGYDKIFNPSNTSPTDPVNVEGSSYLTYRAQSSYLTRRRMIYIGANDGMLHGVDATDGTDGGKEIFAYVPNSVFPNLGKLTSSLYGSPSHSHEYFVDGAVRTGDAYIRTPADSTVKWRTVLVGATGAGAKGIFALDVTEPDSFAKEKVMWEFTSADDADLGYTIPQPTIVRMANGQWAAIVANGYESTAGKAVLFILNLADGSIIKKLDTGVAGNTVVAKNGLSTPIPVDRNGDHRVDYIYAGDLLGNLWKFDVSCTSANLDNTGCSSGWSVVDYKSGGGSAAGNQPLFVACAVAETSCSDANRQPITAKPQVGNVGATQAAGGLMVYFGTGKYFEEGDGTVGANPQLQTFYGIWDKNTGTANTDRIDSKGDLQEQEIVSQQTEFGLEFRVTSDCQFVYTEITTSSTLGCSDTTNPSVRPRGWFMNLAKPATSPSTDPPTKEGERVVSFALLRNNRVVFTTLIPSSLSCDAGGNSWLMELDATTGRRLSPANTPWDIYTADGKNAINSNDLLTYSSAKVAPSGMKSTIGIIKTPGVISAGTVEYKYTSGSGGKLNVTRESVGAGAATGRQSWIQIQ; encoded by the coding sequence ATGCTTACAAAAACTTTGATAGCGGTTGTCACGTTATTGCTTACTGCCGCGCTGAATGCGGCGGTCGCCGCTATCGCCACGACGCCATTATTTCTCACCGCGTCGGCGGACCCGCGGGTATTGCTGGCGATGTCGCGCGACCACCAGCTTTATATCAAGGCCTATACCGATTACGCCGACCTTAACCCGGCGGACAATGACGGTATCGATACCACATATAATCCGAAGATCGATTATTACGGCTATTTCGATTCCGAAAAGTGCTACGACTACAGCAGCAACCGGTTCGAGCCGTTCGGCGTGGCTGGCGGAACCTATAAAGACGAGTGTACGGGTCACTGGAGTGGCAATTTTCTGAACTGGGCTACCATGACCCGTATGGATATCGTCCGCAAGGTGTTATACGGCGGCTATCGTTCCACCGACACCGCTGCGGAAACCGTGCTCGAGCGCGCGATACTCCCTTATGACGTGCATTCCTTCGCCAAGGTATATACCGCAGCTAGCGAGGCGGATATGCAGAAATATCTGCCTTATGCCAAAACCCAGATCAGCATATGTAACTTCACCGATGCGACTTCCGGTCTGCTGAAGGACGTCGACACCAGTTCCCACCCGCCGCTAATGCGTATCGCCGAGGGTTCTTTCCCGCGGTGGGCGGCTTCGGAGATCACCCAATGCCAGTTGAGTGGCGGTACCCAGCCAACCGTGAAACTGGCCGATTATAACGTTCGGGTGCAAGTCTGCGTGTCGGGGGTGCGCGAGGGTAACTGCAAGGATTATCCCAACAAAACCAGTGGCACCAATTACAAGCCGGCGGGTATCGTCCAACGCTACGGCCAATCAAATAAGCCGCTGCGTTTCGGTTTGATGACCGGCAGCTTCCAAAAGAACAAATCCGGAGGCGTGCTCCGGCGTAACGTGGAACGCATAAGCGGTAATGCGAACGTCACAAAAAACGAAATCGATACTGATGGCCTATTCATCAATCAAGGTCCCAGCGACGCGGGCATCGTCAACACCCTGAACCGCCTGCGTATCAGCAGCTACCACTTGGGCGACCATGAATACAAAAGTAACTGCGACAGCCCGGGAATACTCAACTTCAACGATGGCGAGTGCGTCGATTGGGGAAACCCGCTGAGCGAAACCTATTTGGAGGCCTTGCGCTACATGGCAGGTAAGACAGACCCGACGTCCGCCTTCAATGCGGCCGATTCGGGTTTTATCTCCTCGCTGCCGCAGTTGACTTGGATCGACCCGGTACCGACCGGCGACTGGTGCGCCAAATGCTCCATCATTGCGATTTCCACCGGACTCAATTCATTCGACCGCGACCAGTTGAGCAATGATCTTGGCATCGATGCGGCCGCGACCACTAATGCCATCGGCGCCTTGGAAAACATCAACGGCGGCACCTATCTCTATGGTGGTTTGGACAAATCCTGTACGGGCAAGGTGCTTGCCGGCCTGGCCGATGCCGAAGGGATATGCCCGGAAGTGCCCACCCAGGAGGGCGGCTATCAAATCGCCGGTCTGGCCTATCATGCCCATACCCACGATTTGCGTCCCGACCAAACGGCGTATCCGGACAATCAGACGGTCACCAGTTACAGCGTGGCGTTGGCGGAAAACCTTCCCCGTTTCGAAATTCCTGCAGGTTCCGGTACGGTGGCTCTGCTACCGGCTTGTGAGGCCAACTCGGACGCGCATGCGACGTCGAGCACCACCGGCTGGCGGGCGTGCAGTCTCACCGACCTGGTCGTCGAGCAATTGAACTACGATACGGGCAAAAAACTCATGTCCGGCAGTTTTTTGGTCAACTGGGAAGACTCGACCTGGGGTAACGACCACGACATGGACGGTATCGAGCGGCTGGGTTTTTGTGTCGGCGCGGCCTGCGGTTCATTTACCATCAATTGCCCGACGACTTCCAGCCCGAGCGCGGCCGTATCGCTTTCATCGGTTGGCGATAGCCAGATCACGGTAATCACCTGTGCCGCCCAGGCACAAGCGGGTCATACCCTGCGGTTCGGCTATACCGTCACCGGCAGTACCGCCGACGGCATCAACCTGCCCGTGATCCGTGGAGGCGGCCAAAACTTTATCGTCGGTGATAACCTTCCATCTTCGGATGTGACCGAGCCTACCGTAGTCACTCACACGCAAGGTGCATCCACGGCGAAGCTGCTCGAAAACCCGCTGTGGTATATGGCGAAATACGGCAGCTTTACCGAAATCGACGATACGGCCGACAAGGATATTACCGACGACAAGCCCAATTTGGCGTCGGAATGGGACTCCGACGGGAACGGACTACCGGACGGTTTTTTTAAGGCGACCAATCCTTCGCTGTTGGAAGCCGCGCTGGATAACATCATCAACGATGTGATCAAGCAATCGTCCTCGGCGTCGGCGATAGCCACCAACTCCACCCGCCTGGATACGACGACCCTGGTATACCAGGCCAAATTCGACAGCACGAATTGGACCGGCAGCCTTTTGGCGTTTGAAGTCAAATCGGATGGGGATATTGGCGAGCGGCGCTGGGATGCTGCGGAAAAACTCCCCACGCATGGCAGTCGGAGCATCTATACCTTCGATCGCGATAAGGCTGCGGGAAGCCGCGGGATTCCATTCGTTTGGGATACCACATCTGCCGGGCTGAGCAGTGCCCAACAAGCAGCACTAAATACAGTGCCCTACTCCTCGCCGGCTGTTTCCGATACCAAAGGTGAGTTCCGCTTGAATTACCTGCGCGGCGATCAAAGCAAAGAATTGAAGAAATCGGGGGGGGAGTTTAGGGATAGGACGGACTTGCTTGGCGATGTTATTAACTCCGATCCGTGGTTTACCGGCACGGAGGATTTCGGTTATGACAAAATATTTAATCCTTCCAATACCAGCCCTACCGATCCGGTCAATGTGGAAGGTAGCAGCTATCTTACTTATCGAGCCCAATCATCTTACCTAACCCGGCGGCGAATGATTTATATCGGCGCGAATGACGGCATGCTGCATGGCGTCGATGCAACCGACGGTACGGATGGGGGAAAGGAGATCTTCGCCTATGTGCCGAATAGCGTATTTCCTAATCTAGGTAAGCTAACGTCTTCGCTATACGGATCGCCATCACACTCTCACGAGTATTTCGTCGACGGTGCCGTGCGTACGGGCGATGCTTATATCCGAACACCTGCCGATAGTACGGTGAAATGGCGGACGGTATTGGTCGGGGCGACGGGTGCAGGAGCAAAGGGCATATTCGCCCTCGATGTGACCGAGCCGGATTCGTTCGCGAAAGAGAAAGTCATGTGGGAGTTTACCAGCGCCGACGATGCCGACCTTGGCTATACCATCCCTCAACCCACTATCGTACGCATGGCCAACGGGCAGTGGGCCGCCATCGTGGCAAACGGCTACGAGAGCACCGCTGGCAAGGCTGTATTGTTCATCCTGAATCTTGCCGACGGCAGTATCATCAAAAAGCTCGATACGGGCGTTGCGGGTAATACCGTGGTGGCTAAAAACGGCTTATCGACACCGATACCGGTAGATCGCAATGGTGATCACCGCGTGGATTATATCTATGCGGGTGACTTGCTCGGCAATCTCTGGAAATTCGACGTGAGTTGTACTAGCGCCAATCTGGACAATACGGGTTGCAGCAGCGGCTGGAGCGTTGTTGACTATAAAAGCGGTGGCGGCAGCGCAGCTGGAAACCAACCCTTGTTTGTGGCCTGCGCCGTTGCCGAGACTTCCTGTTCAGACGCCAACCGTCAACCGATTACCGCCAAACCCCAAGTCGGCAATGTGGGGGCGACGCAAGCCGCGGGTGGCCTGATGGTTTATTTCGGCACGGGCAAGTATTTCGAGGAAGGCGACGGTACGGTGGGCGCGAACCCGCAGTTGCAGACGTTTTACGGAATATGGGACAAGAATACCGGTACTGCGAATACGGACAGGATCGACAGCAAAGGTGATTTGCAGGAGCAGGAAATTGTCTCCCAGCAAACGGAATTCGGGCTCGAGTTCAGAGTCACCAGCGATTGCCAGTTCGTCTACACGGAAATCACAACGTCATCGACCCTCGGTTGTTCCGACACGACAAATCCATCTGTGCGTCCGCGGGGCTGGTTTATGAATTTAGCCAAACCGGCAACTAGTCCTTCAACCGACCCGCCGACCAAAGAGGGCGAGCGGGTCGTGAGTTTCGCCTTGCTGCGTAACAATCGCGTCGTTTTCACTACCCTCATACCCAGTTCTCTTTCTTGCGATGCCGGCGGCAACAGTTGGCTCATGGAACTGGATGCCACGACCGGGCGCAGATTGAGTCCAGCCAATACGCCTTGGGATATTTATACGGCTGACGGGAAAAATGCGATCAATAGCAATGATTTATTGACTTATTCCAGTGCCAAGGTTGCCCCGTCGGGGATGAAGTCGACCATCGGTATCATCAAAACCCCGGGTGTCATCTCAGCCGGTACGGTGGAGTACAAGTACACCAGCGGTTCAGGCGGCAAGCTGAATGTTACGCGCGAATCCGTTGGTGCTGGCGCCGCAACGGGGCGCCAATCCTGGATACAGATACAATGA
- a CDS encoding type IV pilin protein — translation MITVAVVAILASVAYPSYQQHIRKTRRADAKVALMRAANAQERWFTENNTYSSSAANLGWKASGGAYESDEGYYTMTVSNPSCTTGTFVSCYTLTATAKGVQAGDTKCASLSLNHLAQKTSTGGGADCW, via the coding sequence ATGATCACCGTCGCTGTGGTGGCGATCTTGGCGAGCGTGGCTTATCCGAGTTACCAGCAGCATATCCGGAAAACCCGGAGGGCGGATGCCAAAGTGGCTTTAATGAGGGCAGCCAACGCCCAAGAGCGGTGGTTTACAGAAAATAATACCTACAGCTCGAGCGCGGCAAATCTAGGCTGGAAGGCATCCGGCGGTGCTTATGAGTCTGATGAGGGTTATTACACCATGACGGTCTCCAATCCCAGTTGCACCACAGGCACATTCGTTTCGTGTTATACGCTTACAGCAACCGCCAAGGGTGTACAGGCGGGCGATACGAAGTGCGCATCGTTGAGTTTGAACCATTTGGCCCAAAAAACTTCCACAGGAGGCGGGGCGGATTGTTGGTGA
- the yjgA gene encoding ribosome biogenesis factor YjgA has product MDSEDYSEFDEHPRRPSKSSQKRDSEALQSVGEALIALPRERLTEFDLPPDLLEAVTVAQTLSTHRGAYKRQRKYIGKLLRDIDATPISEKLASLNQQSAEAIHAQHLIERWRDRLLAGDDHDINALMAEHPDADRQKLRQLVRDGRKERQEAAAPRAARLLFRYLRELQQQTQE; this is encoded by the coding sequence ATGGACTCCGAAGACTACTCCGAGTTCGACGAACATCCCCGGCGCCCGAGCAAGTCCAGCCAAAAGCGGGATAGCGAGGCGTTACAAAGCGTGGGCGAAGCACTCATCGCCTTGCCTCGCGAACGTCTGACCGAATTCGACCTGCCTCCGGACTTACTCGAAGCCGTCACGGTTGCGCAAACGCTCTCCACGCACCGCGGTGCTTACAAGCGACAGCGTAAATACATCGGAAAGCTATTGCGGGATATCGATGCGACACCGATCAGCGAAAAGCTGGCTAGCCTGAATCAGCAAAGCGCGGAGGCCATACACGCGCAGCACTTGATCGAGCGCTGGCGCGATCGCTTACTCGCGGGCGATGATCACGACATAAACGCCTTGATGGCGGAGCATCCGGACGCGGACCGGCAAAAGCTGAGGCAACTGGTTCGCGACGGCCGTAAGGAGAGGCAAGAGGCTGCAGCACCTCGTGCGGCTAGGTTGTTATTCAGGTATCTGCGCGAACTGCAACAACAGACGCAAGAGTAG
- a CDS encoding DUF4389 domain-containing protein, whose product MASNAFVRLLFMLIYFALFGIVRFMIWALVLFQFLAHLFTGGVNGRVKRWGDGLSGWTHNMLRFMTYNTERMPFPFHKLGPNGD is encoded by the coding sequence GTGGCGAGCAACGCCTTCGTTCGCCTGCTCTTCATGCTGATTTACTTCGCCTTGTTCGGTATCGTTCGCTTCATGATCTGGGCCTTGGTACTTTTTCAGTTCCTGGCTCACCTTTTCACCGGGGGCGTAAACGGGCGCGTAAAGCGCTGGGGCGATGGCCTGTCTGGCTGGACCCACAACATGCTGCGTTTCATGACTTACAACACCGAACGCATGCCATTTCCTTTCCATAAACTCGGACCCAATGGCGATTAG
- a CDS encoding DUF2333 family protein, which yields MSVPNKPPLKDAPKSSGLLSSIDSFSLKERGGLWLGGAIATALIILFVAISEYWSREPPRLDVLETAVEEAKVQDPKELPLGYTYATALIDIAQTLLHKPGGFLSNDMFPPGVFQDNIPSWEYGALTALRDGTSALRNHIARAQSQSKEDADLGKAEPFFYFDHRSWQLPSSESEYDKGIEAMEHYRERLVGRDAQFYSRADNLRQYLEILEKRLGSLSNRLSASAGDSRQMSTEENRAIVTRTSWINIDDVFFEARGYCWATIHILRAVEFDFRDILGNKTALVSLQSIIHELEDGQAPYLSPVILNGGGFGLFANYSLTLANYIARANAATIDLRNLLQQG from the coding sequence ATGTCTGTGCCCAACAAACCGCCTCTCAAGGATGCTCCCAAGTCCTCCGGCCTTTTATCCTCCATCGACAGCTTTTCCCTAAAGGAGCGTGGCGGCCTGTGGTTGGGCGGTGCGATTGCCACCGCGCTGATCATCCTCTTCGTGGCCATTTCCGAGTATTGGAGCCGAGAACCGCCCCGACTGGACGTCCTTGAAACCGCTGTGGAGGAAGCCAAGGTCCAGGATCCGAAAGAACTCCCGCTGGGCTACACCTACGCGACCGCCTTGATCGACATCGCGCAGACCTTGCTCCACAAGCCGGGCGGATTTCTGTCCAACGACATGTTCCCTCCTGGAGTATTTCAGGACAATATTCCGAGTTGGGAATACGGTGCTCTGACGGCCCTGCGTGATGGAACCTCGGCGCTACGCAACCATATCGCCCGCGCTCAGTCGCAGTCCAAGGAAGACGCCGATCTCGGCAAAGCCGAACCCTTTTTCTATTTCGACCACCGCTCCTGGCAGCTACCCTCCTCCGAATCGGAATACGACAAGGGGATCGAAGCCATGGAGCATTACCGCGAGCGCCTGGTGGGGCGAGACGCCCAGTTTTACTCGCGCGCCGACAACCTGCGCCAGTACCTCGAAATCCTCGAAAAGCGTCTCGGCAGCCTGTCCAACCGTTTGAGCGCCAGCGCCGGAGACAGCCGGCAGATGAGCACGGAAGAGAACCGAGCCATCGTCACGAGAACGTCGTGGATCAACATCGACGACGTATTTTTCGAGGCCCGCGGCTATTGCTGGGCCACCATACACATCCTCAGAGCCGTCGAATTCGACTTCCGGGACATCCTCGGCAACAAAACCGCCCTTGTTTCGCTCCAGTCCATCATTCACGAACTGGAGGACGGCCAAGCTCCCTACCTCAGCCCCGTCATACTCAACGGTGGCGGTTTTGGGCTATTCGCCAACTATTCACTGACGCTCGCCAACTACATCGCGCGCGCCAACGCCGCCACCATCGACCTGCGCAACCTGCTGCAGCAGGGTTGA
- a CDS encoding beta-ribofuranosylaminobenzene 5'-phosphate synthase family protein, whose product MLEYPDTSEITQPVVSIEAPARLHMGFIDLGGSLGRKFGSIGVGINEVATRLSVRRAESLCAEGPGSERALKVAREFAERMGVDDRISIRIHQAIPEHVGLGSGTQLTLALGTALARLHGLNSRVRELAGTIERGARSGIGIAVFEQGGLVVDGGRGPDTVVPPVIARLEMPGDWRFILAFDRRGKGLHGVSEVAAFAELPPFPPQQTARLCHLLLMQALPALAEGDLAGFGAVITELQSAMGDHFAPAQGGRFTSPEVGAAMADLQSAGAVAIGQSSWGPTGFCLVESAARAAELIVPIQARWPDLDFLIASPRNRGAEVRLE is encoded by the coding sequence ATGCTTGAGTATCCCGACACATCAGAAATTACGCAACCCGTCGTCAGCATCGAAGCCCCCGCCCGCTTGCACATGGGGTTTATCGATCTGGGGGGCAGTTTGGGGAGGAAGTTCGGCAGCATCGGCGTAGGCATCAACGAGGTCGCCACGCGATTGAGCGTCAGGCGTGCCGAATCATTGTGCGCAGAAGGGCCGGGTTCGGAAAGGGCGCTGAAAGTGGCGCGGGAGTTTGCCGAGCGCATGGGGGTCGACGATCGCATTTCCATACGTATCCATCAGGCGATACCTGAGCATGTCGGCTTGGGGTCGGGTACCCAATTGACGCTTGCCTTGGGCACCGCCTTGGCGCGGTTGCACGGTCTCAACTCGAGGGTCCGCGAACTGGCGGGAACCATAGAGCGGGGTGCCCGCTCGGGCATCGGTATTGCGGTTTTCGAACAAGGAGGCTTGGTCGTGGACGGCGGACGTGGCCCGGATACCGTGGTTCCTCCGGTGATCGCGCGTTTGGAAATGCCGGGAGACTGGCGTTTTATTCTCGCCTTCGACCGCCGCGGCAAGGGCTTGCACGGGGTATCGGAGGTGGCGGCGTTTGCGGAGCTTCCGCCGTTTCCCCCGCAGCAGACCGCTCGCTTGTGTCATCTTTTGTTGATGCAGGCACTGCCGGCTCTGGCCGAGGGTGATCTGGCCGGTTTCGGTGCGGTGATCACCGAGCTGCAGAGCGCGATGGGTGACCATTTTGCTCCGGCGCAGGGCGGGCGGTTCACCAGTCCGGAGGTGGGCGCGGCCATGGCCGATTTGCAGTCCGCCGGGGCCGTGGCCATAGGCCAGAGTTCGTGGGGTCCAACTGGATTCTGTTTGGTGGAAAGTGCTGCGCGCGCCGCGGAATTGATTGTCCCCATTCAAGCGCGATGGCCCGATCTGGATTTCCTCATTGCCAGTCCACGTAACCGGGGCGCCGAGGTGCGGCTGGAGTGA